The following proteins are encoded in a genomic region of Pikeienuella piscinae:
- a CDS encoding AMP-binding protein, whose amino-acid sequence MPGMRLPAPQPLAQVLTNLARERGDRDVIIQQDGVRTSVAEIDTLARRLAGWLADRGIGRGDRVAVWLPNHPVWMGLFFACARLGATLVSINPRYRKAELEHVLSKSSARMLVFSGPDGHTDFGAEIAALDGDALPDLEALAIFRPGDAASAAIPQWPVTELDPDALHATSTPALVAELDDPLILFTTSGTTSAAKLVTHTHRTIYAHMTGCAPFFGFGDGAAYLAVLPFCGVFGLTASLCSLWAGNPIITIEAYSTQAAADLMHREHVTHMFGSDDMFVRIWRRDRSAYAKAIYCGFARFTPGIEKELTDMARAGVPIVGLYGASEINALFAGQPASLPVEERLLGGGVPAHPDAKIRIRDQETNELLAPGEIGVLEVLAPTNFVGYFRNPEATAKTIDPEGYVNTSDLCRIREDGSFVYVGRNGDVLRLSGFLTDPAEIEEAIETHPGVEKAQVVGVTEKGRTRSFAFVITDGGIFDEKAVIAEVAGRLAHYKVPLAIVALDEFPTVESANGLKIRKEVLKRMAQQAVDQSAE is encoded by the coding sequence ATGCCCGGCATGCGACTCCCCGCCCCGCAACCGCTGGCGCAGGTTCTAACGAACCTCGCCCGCGAACGTGGGGACCGGGACGTCATAATCCAGCAGGACGGCGTCAGGACCAGCGTGGCCGAAATCGACACGTTGGCCCGACGGCTCGCGGGCTGGCTGGCGGATCGCGGGATCGGGCGCGGCGACCGGGTCGCGGTCTGGCTGCCGAACCACCCGGTGTGGATGGGCCTGTTCTTTGCTTGCGCGCGGCTCGGCGCGACGCTCGTCTCCATCAACCCGCGCTACCGCAAGGCTGAGCTGGAGCACGTGCTGTCAAAGTCGAGCGCGCGGATGCTGGTCTTTTCCGGCCCCGACGGCCACACCGACTTCGGTGCCGAGATCGCGGCGCTCGACGGCGACGCCTTGCCGGATCTCGAGGCGCTGGCGATTTTCCGCCCTGGCGACGCGGCTTCGGCGGCTATTCCCCAGTGGCCCGTCACCGAGCTCGATCCCGACGCTCTGCACGCAACTTCCACACCGGCATTGGTGGCGGAACTCGACGATCCGTTGATACTTTTCACCACCTCCGGCACCACCAGCGCGGCCAAGCTGGTGACGCACACCCACCGGACCATCTACGCTCACATGACTGGATGCGCGCCCTTCTTCGGCTTCGGCGACGGTGCAGCATACCTCGCCGTGCTACCGTTCTGCGGTGTCTTCGGCCTGACCGCCTCGCTCTGCTCGCTCTGGGCGGGGAACCCGATCATCACTATTGAAGCCTACTCGACCCAGGCAGCGGCGGACCTGATGCACCGCGAGCACGTCACCCACATGTTCGGCAGCGACGACATGTTCGTCCGCATCTGGCGGCGCGACCGCAGCGCCTACGCCAAGGCGATCTACTGCGGTTTCGCCCGCTTCACGCCCGGAATCGAGAAAGAGCTGACCGACATGGCGCGCGCCGGCGTGCCGATCGTCGGTCTCTACGGCGCATCCGAGATCAACGCGCTCTTCGCCGGTCAGCCCGCGTCGCTTCCCGTCGAGGAACGACTCCTCGGCGGCGGCGTCCCCGCGCATCCCGATGCGAAGATCCGCATCCGCGACCAGGAGACCAACGAACTGCTGGCGCCGGGGGAAATCGGCGTTCTCGAGGTGCTCGCCCCGACAAACTTCGTCGGCTACTTCCGAAACCCGGAGGCGACCGCCAAAACCATCGACCCGGAGGGCTACGTCAACACCTCCGATCTCTGTCGGATTCGGGAGGACGGCAGCTTCGTCTATGTCGGCCGCAATGGCGACGTTCTTCGGCTGTCGGGTTTCCTGACCGATCCCGCCGAGATCGAAGAGGCCATCGAGACGCACCCCGGCGTCGAGAAGGCGCAGGTGGTGGGAGTGACGGAGAAGGGCCGAACGCGATCATTCGCTTTCGTCATCACCGACGGCGGAATCTTCGATGAAAAGGCCGTGATCGCCGAGGTGGCCGGGCGCCTGGCGCACTACAAGGTCCCGCTGGCGATCGTGGCGCTGGACGAGTTCCCGACGGTGGAAAGCGCCAATGGACTGAAGATACGCAAGGAGGTCCTGAAGCGGATGGCGCAGCAGGCGGTGGATCAGAGCGCAGAATGA
- a CDS encoding DUF6691 family protein codes for MKLVFALLTGLVFGAGIAISGIMDPAKVLNFFDVAGAWDPSLAFVMGGAVVVTFVGYRLVWRRQSPLFGGRFQLPTSTAIDGRLVGGSALFGIGWGIAGFCPGAAIPALGTGRWEVALFLLAVIAGFSLRRLLPSVLSKAAT; via the coding sequence ATGAAACTCGTCTTTGCACTTCTGACCGGCCTCGTCTTTGGCGCCGGCATCGCGATTTCGGGGATAATGGACCCGGCGAAGGTCCTGAACTTCTTCGACGTTGCGGGCGCATGGGATCCCAGTCTGGCCTTCGTGATGGGCGGTGCGGTGGTGGTCACGTTCGTCGGCTATCGCCTGGTGTGGCGACGCCAGAGCCCGCTGTTCGGCGGTCGCTTTCAGTTGCCCACCTCCACCGCCATTGACGGTCGGCTGGTCGGTGGTTCGGCGCTGTTCGGCATCGGCTGGGGCATCGCGGGATTCTGTCCCGGAGCGGCCATCCCTGCGCTCGGCACAGGTCGCTGGGAAGTGGCGCTGTTCCTGCTCGCCGTTATCGCCGGTTTCTCTTTGCGCCGGCTGCTGCCATCCGTGCTTTCCAAGGCCGCCACATAG
- a CDS encoding bacterioferritin produces the protein MSNAKTLENLNKALQMEMTASHQYQLHAHVLDDWGLDKLAAQMREEQAEEIVHSDRFMERVLFLGGDPVIAFANTPKRAGSLVEMFQSDLADEKEAVAFYSQSAKDADAENDLGSRKLFEEIALDEEGHKAWLEMQLGLIERIGESAYSAKQVTFGSAAGDSDA, from the coding sequence ATGTCGAATGCAAAGACGCTCGAGAACCTTAACAAGGCGCTCCAGATGGAAATGACGGCGTCGCACCAATACCAACTCCACGCCCATGTGCTGGACGATTGGGGCCTGGACAAACTCGCCGCCCAGATGCGCGAAGAGCAGGCGGAGGAAATCGTCCATTCCGATCGCTTCATGGAGCGTGTTCTGTTCCTCGGGGGCGATCCGGTGATCGCCTTCGCCAACACTCCGAAGCGGGCCGGCTCGCTCGTGGAGATGTTCCAGTCTGACTTGGCGGATGAGAAAGAGGCCGTCGCCTTTTACAGCCAGTCAGCCAAGGACGCTGACGCCGAGAATGATCTGGGCTCGCGCAAGCTCTTCGAGGAAATCGCGCTGGATGAAGAGGGGCACAAGGCGTGGTTGGAGATGCAGCTCGGACTGATCGAACGCATCGGAGAAAGCGCCTATAGCGCCAAGCAGGTCACGTTTGGCTCAGCGGCCGGCGACAGCGACGCCTGA
- a CDS encoding YgaP family membrane protein: protein MTPNVGTIDRILRAVVGALLLYLAFFSGLPLFAAPLIAYGAAAIAVILLATSVLRVCPLYSIFGFKTCHVA from the coding sequence ATGACGCCGAATGTCGGAACCATCGACCGCATCCTGCGCGCCGTCGTCGGCGCACTCTTGCTCTACCTCGCCTTCTTCAGTGGCCTTCCGCTATTCGCCGCGCCGCTCATCGCGTACGGAGCGGCCGCGATCGCAGTCATCCTGCTGGCGACCTCGGTGCTAAGAGTGTGCCCGCTCTATTCCATCTTCGGCTTCAAGACTTGCCACGTGGCCTGA
- a CDS encoding YeeE/YedE family protein, giving the protein METAFTPIGSLGGGLLVGLGAVLLMLGLGRIFGATGVLSGVVFVEDRAEMRWRLALIAGMILAPGLIFLITGAMPTLSLPVSPAMVVIGGVIVGLGASLGSGCTSGHGVCGLSRLSVRSLVAVPTFMATAAITVFLIRHVFGG; this is encoded by the coding sequence ATGGAGACCGCTTTTACTCCTATCGGCTCGCTTGGCGGCGGCCTCCTCGTCGGTCTCGGCGCCGTGCTTCTCATGCTCGGGCTGGGGCGGATATTCGGCGCGACCGGCGTTCTCTCCGGTGTCGTCTTCGTCGAGGATCGGGCGGAGATGCGGTGGCGGCTCGCGCTGATCGCGGGAATGATTCTCGCGCCGGGCCTGATCTTCCTCATCACCGGTGCGATGCCGACGCTCTCGCTGCCCGTCAGCCCGGCGATGGTCGTGATCGGCGGTGTCATCGTCGGGCTTGGCGCCAGCCTCGGGTCCGGCTGCACGTCGGGGCACGGGGTGTGCGGGCTCTCGCGCCTGTCCGTCCGCTCGCTCGTGGCTGTGCCCACCTTCATGGCGACCGCCGCGATCACGGTCTTCCTGATCCGTCACGTTTTCGGAGGCTGA
- a CDS encoding branched-chain amino acid ABC transporter permease: MLALQLTLTGLQAGALYALTAVGFSLIFGSTRVFHFAHGATFTLAAYLFYAVEAAGYGFVPGLITSFAGAIIFGLAIDWFIYRPIQRDEGSFFTVFVASFGIGIVVQNLIGIIFGRSFVTITSPLTRSRELLEGVYVAPLAGIAFVVALVCLGALGIFLRSTFTGKGLRALSDDPELVRVFGLSPRRLSAAAFVIGSALVVPSAIFTSMSTGLNPAIGHHIMLISLAATIVGGIGSIPGTMIAAFIFGLAENLSLLWFEPQWSEAVVFAILFAAIIARPSGLVAKSAAH, from the coding sequence ATGCTGGCGCTGCAACTCACGCTCACCGGACTTCAGGCGGGCGCGCTCTATGCGCTCACAGCCGTCGGCTTTTCGCTGATCTTCGGCTCCACCCGCGTATTCCATTTCGCGCACGGGGCGACGTTCACGCTGGCCGCATATCTGTTCTACGCGGTCGAGGCCGCAGGTTACGGCTTCGTTCCGGGTCTGATCACAAGCTTCGCGGGGGCGATCATCTTCGGCCTCGCGATCGACTGGTTCATCTACCGTCCGATCCAGCGTGACGAGGGATCATTCTTCACGGTCTTCGTCGCCTCGTTCGGGATCGGGATCGTGGTGCAGAACCTTATCGGCATCATCTTCGGCCGCAGTTTCGTCACGATCACCTCGCCCCTGACGCGTTCGCGCGAGCTATTGGAAGGCGTCTATGTCGCACCGCTGGCGGGCATCGCCTTCGTCGTTGCGCTGGTATGCTTGGGGGCGCTCGGGATCTTCCTGCGGTCGACGTTCACCGGCAAGGGCCTCAGGGCGCTGTCGGATGATCCGGAACTGGTGCGCGTCTTCGGCCTCAGCCCACGCCGCCTGTCGGCCGCGGCCTTCGTCATCGGCTCGGCCCTGGTGGTGCCGAGCGCGATCTTCACCTCCATGTCGACGGGGCTCAATCCGGCCATCGGTCATCACATCATGCTGATTTCGCTCGCCGCGACCATCGTCGGCGGCATCGGATCGATTCCCGGCACGATGATCGCCGCCTTCATTTTCGGCCTCGCAGAGAACCTGTCTCTGCTGTGGTTTGAACCGCAATGGTCCGAGGCCGTCGTCTTCGCCATCCTCTTCGCCGCCATCATCGCGCGCCCGTCGGGCCTGGTGGCCAAGAGCGCGGCGCACTGA
- a CDS encoding MaoC/PaaZ C-terminal domain-containing protein, whose translation MKSMYYEDFEPGQVFESSGRTITESDLTFFSMVSGDWNKIHNDAAYAAGTPFGERIVHGPLGIAICFGFIHAMGIFDDSVVAMTGIEDWKFEKPILVNTTLHLRLTITGKSMGRSGRTGKLGRKFELLDQEGNRFQSGSSDVLIQTRAGIAL comes from the coding sequence ATGAAAAGCATGTATTATGAGGATTTTGAGCCCGGGCAGGTGTTCGAAAGCAGCGGCCGGACGATCACGGAGTCGGATCTGACCTTCTTCTCTATGGTTTCCGGGGACTGGAACAAGATCCACAACGATGCGGCCTACGCGGCTGGCACGCCTTTCGGCGAGCGCATCGTGCACGGCCCCCTCGGCATCGCGATCTGCTTCGGCTTCATCCACGCCATGGGCATCTTCGACGACAGCGTGGTGGCGATGACCGGCATCGAGGACTGGAAGTTCGAGAAGCCGATCCTTGTCAACACGACCCTCCATCTGCGACTGACGATCACCGGAAAATCCATGGGCCGCTCCGGTCGCACTGGAAAGCTGGGCCGGAAGTTCGAGCTTCTCGACCAGGAAGGCAACCGCTTCCAGAGCGGCAGTTCTGACGTTCTGATCCAGACACGCGCCGGCATCGCTTTGTGA
- a CDS encoding branched-chain amino acid ABC transporter permease yields MENYLANLGVLICVYSILAITLNFIMGYAGIFSLAHAVFFGVGAYTGGFLALNYSSSILVILPAAMITSAALSLLLAIPTLRVRGEYFVAASLGLQILAVTLFTEWKWFTGGIGGLVGIPPISIFGTEIFRPTSFFLVTLVALAVTIAIFGLLVRSNFGRSLRAIRDSESAAAAFGKNVPLIKTVSLAISAALAGMAGALYASYLSFINVESFMLDTSVLIMAMVIIGGTGTQIGPIVGAVVLLSLPSAISYLNFLPQSEIGAIQQIIYGAGMTLLMLFRPGGIVGSGGK; encoded by the coding sequence ATGGAAAACTATCTCGCCAACCTCGGCGTACTGATCTGCGTCTACTCGATTCTCGCGATTACGCTGAACTTCATCATGGGCTACGCAGGCATCTTCTCGCTCGCGCATGCGGTGTTCTTCGGCGTGGGCGCCTATACAGGCGGTTTCCTCGCGCTGAATTACAGCAGCTCGATCCTTGTCATCCTGCCCGCCGCGATGATCACCTCGGCGGCGCTGTCGCTGCTGCTGGCTATCCCGACCCTGAGGGTGCGCGGGGAGTATTTCGTCGCCGCCTCGTTGGGTCTGCAGATCCTCGCCGTGACGCTGTTTACGGAATGGAAGTGGTTCACCGGCGGCATCGGTGGTCTTGTCGGCATCCCGCCGATCTCGATCTTCGGGACCGAGATCTTCCGCCCGACTTCCTTCTTCCTCGTCACGCTTGTCGCACTGGCCGTGACGATCGCCATTTTCGGCCTGCTGGTCCGGTCGAACTTCGGCCGTAGTCTGCGTGCGATCCGCGATAGCGAAAGCGCGGCGGCGGCCTTTGGCAAGAACGTCCCGCTCATCAAGACCGTCTCGCTCGCCATCTCGGCGGCGCTGGCGGGGATGGCCGGGGCGCTCTACGCCAGCTATCTCAGCTTCATCAACGTCGAGAGCTTCATGCTCGACACATCGGTGCTGATCATGGCGATGGTAATCATCGGCGGCACGGGCACGCAGATCGGACCCATCGTGGGCGCAGTAGTGCTGCTCAGCCTTCCCTCGGCGATCAGCTATCTGAACTTCCTGCCGCAGTCCGAGATCGGCGCCATCCAACAGATCATCTACGGCGCGGGCATGACGCTGCTGATGCTTTTCCGTCCGGGCGGGATCGTCGGAAGCGGGGGGAAATGA
- a CDS encoding Crp/Fnr family transcriptional regulator — translation MNIGDWTERFQGTRSLPRAVRDRLLKVAKARRYSKGDEVFGPHNVPDSLLFLFEGTIRVSQTSGNGRDIVLYRVDAGESCVLTTACMLAEEAYNAEGVAETRIIAILLPKLEFDCLVAEEPAFRSFVFAAYSRRLIDLLRVVDDVAFGRIDVRLADRLLTLAGGDKEIAATHAQIASELGTAREVISRVLHDFQKRGFVAQSRGRIAVIDKPALRALAESD, via the coding sequence ATGAACATCGGCGATTGGACAGAGCGGTTTCAGGGAACCAGATCGTTGCCGCGCGCAGTGCGGGATCGGCTGCTGAAGGTGGCGAAGGCGCGGCGCTATTCCAAGGGTGATGAGGTGTTCGGCCCCCATAATGTGCCGGACAGCCTGCTGTTTCTGTTCGAAGGGACGATCCGGGTCTCTCAAACTTCGGGGAATGGGCGGGACATCGTGCTTTATCGCGTCGACGCGGGTGAAAGCTGCGTCCTGACCACCGCCTGCATGTTGGCGGAAGAGGCCTATAACGCGGAGGGCGTGGCGGAGACGAGAATCATCGCCATCTTGCTGCCGAAGCTTGAGTTCGACTGCCTTGTCGCTGAAGAACCCGCATTTCGCAGTTTCGTCTTCGCAGCCTATTCACGGCGTCTGATCGATCTTCTGCGCGTGGTCGACGATGTCGCCTTCGGACGGATCGACGTGCGTCTCGCTGACCGACTTCTGACCCTCGCTGGCGGTGACAAGGAGATCGCCGCTACCCACGCGCAGATCGCGAGCGAACTTGGGACGGCGCGCGAAGTCATCTCGCGTGTTCTGCACGACTTTCAGAAACGCGGGTTCGTCGCCCAATCTCGCGGACGTATAGCCGTGATCGACAAGCCAGCCCTGCGCGCGCTGGCCGAAAGCGACTGA
- a CDS encoding trimethylamine methyltransferase family protein has translation MENLDISVQPRSRCASRRGRAARQSVDTPVIAPRSRKIPAYALLPDDVLAAIEDQADWILATIGVEFRGDQTALDLFAAAGAVVEGERVRFAPGLARRLCATAPAEFKLHARDPANTVTLGGDNIVLMPGYGSPFVSDLERGRRYSTLEDFQNFVKLAYSSPWLHHSGGTVCEPTDIPVNKRHLDMVLAHLTLSSKPFMGGVTSPSRAQDSIDMARIVFGAAFMKNNAVMQGNINANSPLIYDEAMSGALRVYAAANQCVCVSPAIFAGAMGPLPPAAVAAQTLAEGMVGIALAQLVRPGCPVVFGSFHSTMNLKSGALTFGSPEANLVTMALSQLGRRLGLPVRSGGGQITASNAADGQAMQDSTGAMWSTLLSGAHQVWHAAGWLEGGLVMSYEKFIMDLDHCGAMLTLLQGFGADAETLGREAYLETGPGQNFLSTQHTLRHYATANYQPEIREAGPYETWVEKGSPTLDQRAEPRWKQMLTAYRPPPIDPAILAALQDFVAARKSSMPDEWY, from the coding sequence TTGGAAAATCTGGACATTTCAGTTCAGCCTCGTTCGCGCTGCGCCTCGCGGCGCGGACGGGCCGCGAGGCAATCGGTCGACACACCGGTCATTGCGCCACGCTCGCGCAAAATTCCCGCATACGCCTTGCTGCCGGATGACGTACTGGCGGCGATTGAGGATCAGGCTGACTGGATTCTCGCGACGATAGGCGTAGAATTTCGCGGTGACCAAACCGCGCTCGACCTTTTCGCGGCGGCGGGGGCGGTGGTCGAAGGCGAGCGGGTCAGATTTGCGCCCGGCCTGGCGCGGCGACTGTGCGCCACCGCCCCGGCCGAGTTCAAGCTGCACGCCCGCGATCCGGCGAACACTGTCACGCTGGGCGGTGACAATATTGTTCTGATGCCCGGCTATGGATCCCCCTTTGTCAGCGATCTGGAACGGGGTCGTCGTTATTCCACGCTCGAAGATTTCCAGAACTTCGTGAAGCTGGCCTACAGCAGCCCCTGGCTGCACCACTCTGGCGGCACAGTCTGCGAGCCGACGGATATTCCGGTCAACAAACGGCATCTGGATATGGTGCTGGCGCATCTGACGCTGTCCAGCAAACCGTTCATGGGGGGCGTCACCTCGCCCTCACGCGCGCAAGACAGCATCGACATGGCCCGTATCGTCTTCGGCGCGGCGTTCATGAAGAATAACGCGGTCATGCAAGGCAACATCAACGCCAACTCTCCGCTGATCTATGATGAGGCGATGTCGGGCGCGTTGCGGGTTTATGCGGCGGCGAACCAATGCGTTTGCGTGTCACCTGCGATCTTCGCCGGGGCGATGGGGCCGCTGCCGCCCGCCGCCGTGGCCGCACAAACGCTGGCAGAGGGCATGGTCGGAATCGCGCTGGCGCAACTGGTGCGACCCGGCTGCCCGGTGGTCTTTGGCAGCTTTCATTCCACGATGAACCTGAAATCCGGTGCGCTGACCTTTGGTTCGCCCGAGGCCAATCTGGTGACGATGGCGCTGTCGCAACTGGGGCGACGGCTTGGGCTGCCGGTGCGATCGGGCGGCGGGCAGATCACCGCCTCGAACGCTGCGGATGGTCAGGCGATGCAGGACAGCACCGGCGCGATGTGGTCGACACTGCTGTCGGGCGCCCATCAGGTCTGGCATGCGGCCGGCTGGCTTGAGGGCGGGTTGGTGATGTCTTACGAGAAATTCATCATGGATCTGGACCATTGCGGCGCGATGCTGACCTTGCTGCAAGGCTTTGGCGCCGATGCCGAAACCTTGGGCCGCGAAGCCTATCTTGAAACCGGCCCGGGGCAGAATTTTCTGTCGACCCAGCACACCCTGCGCCACTACGCCACCGCGAATTATCAGCCCGAAATCCGCGAAGCGGGCCCTTATGAAACATGGGTCGAAAAGGGCTCTCCGACCCTGGATCAGCGCGCGGAACCACGCTGGAAACAGATGCTGACGGCCTATCGGCCCCCGCCGATAGACCCTGCAATCCTCGCCGCGCTGCAAGACTTCGTCGCGGCGCGCAAATCCTCAATGCCGGACGAATGGTACTGA
- a CDS encoding ABC transporter ATP-binding protein: MPDTLIEVRALHAGYKGHAVIEDINLSLGANEVLCLIGHNGAGKSTLLKCMFGLLPKMQGEVRLGGGLTLNEVALVPEGKGVFPSLTVRENFDLGLDAAKIQAAERGARIDWVLKVLPQIREFLHRRAGTLSGGQAQMVSIGRALLKRPRVLIMDEPSIGLAPKLFQDLLGPIRALQQAEGLTILLVEQNVREALKVSDRVAVMKQGRIVWRGTPSELNNDRLMELY; encoded by the coding sequence ATGCCCGACACGCTGATCGAAGTGCGCGCACTTCACGCCGGCTACAAGGGCCATGCCGTGATCGAGGACATAAACCTGTCGCTCGGCGCAAACGAAGTGCTCTGCCTGATCGGACACAACGGCGCGGGTAAGTCGACGCTGCTGAAATGCATGTTCGGCCTGCTGCCGAAGATGCAGGGAGAGGTCAGATTGGGCGGCGGGCTGACGTTGAACGAGGTGGCGCTCGTGCCCGAGGGAAAGGGGGTGTTCCCCAGCCTGACGGTGAGGGAGAATTTCGACCTTGGTCTCGACGCCGCGAAAATCCAGGCCGCCGAGCGCGGCGCGCGGATAGACTGGGTGTTGAAGGTGCTGCCGCAGATCCGCGAGTTCCTGCATCGCCGGGCGGGCACGCTATCGGGCGGCCAGGCGCAGATGGTGTCGATCGGGCGCGCGCTGCTGAAACGGCCGCGTGTCCTCATCATGGACGAGCCTTCGATCGGCCTAGCGCCGAAGCTCTTTCAGGACCTGTTGGGGCCGATCCGGGCGCTGCAGCAGGCCGAGGGGCTGACAATACTACTCGTGGAGCAGAATGTGCGCGAGGCGTTGAAGGTCTCGGACCGGGTGGCCGTTATGAAACAGGGCCGCATCGTCTGGCGCGGCACGCCGTCTGAACTGAACAATGACCGCCTGATGGAGCTCTATTGA
- a CDS encoding ABC transporter ATP-binding protein has protein sequence MKAQDTQTVTPENTHEDKKVLMELAGLGRSFGGVKAVDNVSMKLRAGIVTTLVGPNGAGKTTLFNLITGQLARDTGHVTWLGRRIDRIKPHEAARLGMVRSFQDLRLFEKMTVDENIMTTFERSSLPRITTPARRAERRDFIDRILERTALTDKRDTRASDLAYAERKFLSLARIIAAQGRLWLLDEPASGLDPQSYNRLLQIIRDEVQTGVTVCIIEHNLDIVVGISDRIAFLDRGRLLADDTPQVVLNDPKLASIYFGER, from the coding sequence ATGAAGGCACAGGACACCCAGACAGTGACTCCGGAAAACACCCACGAGGACAAGAAAGTCCTGATGGAGCTAGCCGGTCTCGGCCGCAGCTTCGGGGGCGTCAAGGCCGTCGACAACGTATCGATGAAGCTTCGCGCGGGTATCGTGACGACGCTCGTCGGGCCGAACGGCGCGGGCAAGACGACACTGTTCAATCTCATCACCGGGCAGCTTGCGCGCGACACCGGCCACGTCACTTGGCTCGGCCGGCGGATCGACAGGATCAAACCGCACGAGGCCGCGCGGCTCGGGATGGTGCGTTCGTTCCAGGACCTGCGCCTGTTCGAGAAGATGACGGTCGACGAGAACATCATGACGACTTTCGAGCGGTCCTCGCTGCCGCGCATCACGACACCCGCGCGCCGGGCGGAGCGGCGTGATTTCATCGACCGCATTCTCGAACGGACGGCCTTGACCGACAAGCGCGACACCCGCGCCAGCGATCTGGCCTACGCGGAACGAAAATTCCTGTCGCTGGCCCGGATCATCGCGGCGCAAGGGCGACTGTGGCTGCTGGACGAACCCGCCTCGGGCCTCGATCCGCAAAGCTACAACCGGCTGCTGCAGATCATCCGGGACGAGGTGCAGACCGGCGTGACCGTTTGCATCATCGAGCACAACCTCGACATCGTCGTCGGCATCTCGGACCGGATCGCGTTTCTGGACCGCGGCCGGCTACTGGCCGACGACACGCCGCAGGTGGTGCTGAACGACCCGAAACTCGCCTCCATCTACTTCGGGGAACGCTGA
- a CDS encoding MBL fold metallo-hydrolase — translation MTAYPVNMDVKPDVQAFFDEATNTISYIVKDPASNACAVVDSVMDIDYAAGRITYDHADELIRQIETQGLDLEWIIETHVHADHLSAAPYIQQELGGKIGIGSKIMVVQETFGKVFNEGAEFQRDGSQFDRLFEDGDTYMIGAMQAFAMHTPGHTPACMVHVMGDAAFVGDTLFMPDGGSARADFPGGDAGVLYDSIQKVLSLPDEMRLFMCHDYGPNGRDIQWETTVGDEKAHNIHVGNGKTKEDFVKFRTERDAQLAMPRLIIPSLQVNMRAGAVPTDKDGNPMLKVPVNGL, via the coding sequence ATGACCGCCTACCCCGTGAACATGGATGTGAAACCCGATGTTCAGGCCTTCTTCGACGAGGCCACCAACACCATCAGCTATATCGTCAAGGACCCCGCCTCGAACGCCTGCGCCGTCGTCGACAGCGTAATGGACATCGACTATGCGGCGGGCCGCATCACCTACGACCATGCCGACGAATTGATCCGCCAGATCGAGACGCAAGGCCTGGATCTGGAGTGGATCATCGAGACCCATGTGCATGCCGATCATCTGAGCGCGGCGCCCTACATCCAGCAAGAGTTGGGCGGCAAGATCGGTATCGGCTCGAAGATCATGGTGGTGCAGGAAACATTCGGCAAAGTCTTCAACGAAGGCGCCGAGTTCCAGCGTGACGGAAGCCAATTCGACCGATTGTTCGAGGACGGCGACACCTACATGATCGGCGCCATGCAGGCCTTCGCCATGCACACTCCGGGCCACACCCCCGCCTGCATGGTGCACGTCATGGGCGATGCGGCCTTTGTCGGCGACACGCTGTTCATGCCCGATGGCGGTTCGGCGCGCGCGGATTTTCCCGGCGGTGACGCTGGCGTTTTGTACGACAGCATCCAGAAGGTGCTGAGCCTGCCCGACGAGATGCGGCTCTTCATGTGCCACGACTACGGGCCCAATGGCCGTGACATTCAGTGGGAAACCACCGTGGGCGACGAGAAGGCGCACAACATCCATGTCGGCAATGGCAAGACGAAGGAAGATTTCGTAAAGTTCCGCACCGAGCGTGATGCGCAACTGGCCATGCCCCGACTGATCATTCCGTCGCTTCAGGTCAACATGCGCGCGGGCGCCGTGCCAACCGACAAGGATGGCAACCCGATGCTCAAGGTGCCCGTGAACGGCCTTTGA